The following DNA comes from Bacteroidota bacterium.
GAGGTTGCGGGCGAGTTGACCGTAGTCAAGGCCGTAGCCGATCACGAACAGGTTGTCGATCTCGAACCCGACGTAGTCGAGGCGCACCGGCACTTTGGTGGCGGCTTTCTTGTGGAGGAGCGTCGCCACGCGCACCGAGGCGGGCTGCATGGTGCCGATGCGGTCGAGGATGTAGCGCATCGAGAGGCCCGTGTCCACGATGTCGTCCACGACGATCACGTGGCGGCCTTTGAGGTCCGCGTCGACGCCCTTGAGCTCGCGCACCTGGCCGGACGACACCTTGCTCTCGCCGTAGGACGACAGCTTGAAGAAGTCCATCTCGCACGAGACCGTGACGGCCCGCATGAGGTCGGCCATGAAGATGAACGCGCCGTTGAGCAGCCCTACCATGATCGGCGGCGAATCCGCGTCGGCGTAGTCGATGTCGATCTGGCGGCCCAACTCGGCGAGGCGTTCGCGGAGTTGCTGCTCGGAGATGTAGAGGCGGAACGGCTCGCCTTGACAGACGACGGTGTCGGGCGGGGCGGTGGTGGCAGGCTGCATGACTAGGTCTGTCGGTGATCCAGGGGCAGTCGGTGGTCCAGAACCAGAAAGTACGAGGCAGCCCCCATGCCTCGGCCATGAAGTTCGAGGCAGAATCGGACTTTCTTACGCGTCGCGGCTCGTCCACCGCAGCCGGACGGCACGCGTCGTCCGCGATGTCACCCGCGCGTGCTCGGCGATGCGAAGCCCGGCGACCCACACGATCCGCCCGCCGCTCTCGACCACGGGCCAGCCCGCCCGAAGGGCACTCGACACCTTGGCGTTGGTGAGGAGGTCGCTTACCGCCTGGTGCCCGTTCATCCCGAGCGGCTGCATCCGGTCGCCCGGCTGCCACGGGCGCACCGTCAGGGGAAACGGCACCGCGTCCGCGTCGAGCGTGACCGTTCCCGGCGCTTCGTCACGCAGGGTCTCGGCAGCAGGAGCCGCATCGAGCAGCGTCGCGCTGAACGTTCCGCGTGCGGGCTCAACCGTCTCGACACGCGCGCCAGGGTATGCAAGCTCGACGGGTACCCAGGTGCCACGCGGATCGTGCCCGAAGAAGCGCAGGGCCTCGCGCTCGCGCCAGACGACGGCCGGTCCGAACCGCTCCGCTGCCCCGAGCGGCACAAACTGCCCCACCTGCGCCTCCGTGAGCGCAGAGACCGCTTCGATGGTCGCCTGGGAGCGTGGAGCGGTGGGCAGCCAACGGGCGAGCGCCTGGCTGATCAGGTCGTCGCGCAGGACGGCCGGTAGCCCGCCGAGCACGCCGAGCGGCAGCGCACGCGTGGCGTCGAACACGCTGAGATCAGGCTGCGGAGCCGCGTCGAGGTAGGCCGCGACGAGATCGGCGGCGCGGGCAACGGTGGCGTCCACGCTCTCCCCAAACGTCTCGCGTAGCACCGGCACGACGCGGTGCCGGAGCGCGTTGCGACGAAACGCGGTGTCGACGTTGGTAGGGTCCTCGCGCCAAGCCCAGCCCTGCTTCCGTGCGTGAGCCACGAGGTCGGCGCGGGGGATGCCGAGCAGCGGACGGACGAGGCGCACCTCGGAGCCAGGCTCCATCGTCCGGCTGGGCCGCATCCCGGCGAGGCCGCGCAGCCCGCTCCCGCGCAACAAGTTGAGCAGCACCGTCTCCAACTGGTCGTCGCGGTGATGCCCCACGGCGACAACCTCGGCACCACGTCGCCTCGCCTCCGCGTGCAGGGCGTCGTAGCGCGCTGCGCGCATCTGTGCCTCCAGGTTGGTCGCCGAGGGGTCCAGGTTGAGCCGGGTGGTGCTGAACGCGAGGCCCCGTTCGTCGGCCAGCGCCTCGGCGAACTGCGCGTCGTCCATCGCCGACTGCGCGCGCTGCCCGTGGTGTACGTGCACGGCGATCACGTCATAGCCAAGCACTGCCAGCGTTCGCGTGAGCACCACCGAGTCCACGCCGCCGCTGAGGCCGACCACCACGCGCTGGCCGGGCGTGAGCACCCCGTGCGTGTCGATGAAGGCCGCGATCCGACGCTCCACACTCGGCGTCGCGGCGCTCATCCGAAGCGAGCGGCGAGATCGTCCAGCGTCATCTTCGTCATCGTCGGGCGGCCCGCCGGGTCGGCGTAGGGCTGCTGGCAGGCGAAGAGTTGGTCGATGAGGGCGCGGGCAGCCTTCTCGTCGAGGCGCATGCCGGACGGGATGGCGCTGCGGCGGGCGATCGACTTGGCGAGCGCGTCCTGCGGGGCGAGGCGCAGCGTGTCCGTGAGGTTCTTGAACTGCTCCAGCACGTCTTCGAGGAGCGAGCGCACGGCCGTCTCGCTGATGCCGCCGGGGACGCCGCGCAGGAGCGCCGTCTGACCCGCCGCGAGCGTGATTTCGAAGCCGAGGCGCCGGAGGTCGGGGAGCAGTTCCTCAAAAAGCGGGAAGTCGGCCGCGGCGATGTCGAGCGTCTGCGGGAAGAGGAGTTGCTGCGAGACGGCCATGCCGCCGTCGAGCGTGGCGAGCGTCTGCTCGTAGAGAACGCGCTGGTGTGCCGCGTGCTGGTCCACGACGAGCAGCCCCGTCCGAATCGGTGTCAGGAGAAAACGCCCGTGGAGCTGCCAGACGGGCGGGGTCCCGGTCGGCGTGTCCGCGTCGAGGGCGGCATCGGTGATGAGGTCGAGCTGGTCGGGCCGCGCCTTCGAGGGGATCGGCTCGGGCGCTGGTAGCTCAAAGTCCGGGTCGAGGCCCTCGGGCACCGCGCCACCATAGAGCCGGGCGGCCTGCTCTTGACCGTCCAGGCGCGGTCGCCCCACCACCCGGGCCGAGCGCGGCGTTGAAAACGATGTGCCCCCGCCCGAACGGGACGGCTGAGGCAGTTCGCCGCTCCCCGACTCGACGCCGCGCAAGCGCATCGGCGACGCAGGAAGTCGCGCCTCCGTGAACGTAGGCCCGGCCGAATCCGCGTCGGAGTTCGGTTCGCCATCGCCCCCGCGCTCTGGCTGGCCGGGCTCGCCCGACACGGTGCGCGCCACCGAAACAGTGCGCGCGGTGGTATCGCCGAGTTGAGGGCTGAGCAGGGCCGCCCCGAGGGCTTTCTGCGTGACGGCGCGGACGAAGCTGTAGACGCCGCGTTCGTCGTCGAACTTCACCTCGGTCTTGGTCGGGTGCACGTTCACGTCGAGGTGGCGCGGGTCCACGTCGAGGAAGAGCGCGAAGAACGGGAAGGTGCCGCTCGCGAGTGCCTCACCGTAGGCTGCGGCGACGGCATGGCTGAGGCTGCGCGACTTCACGTAGCGCCCGTTGACAAAGAAAAACTGCTCGCCGTGGGTGCGCCGCGCGAGGTGCGGCGGACCCACGAGGCCGCGCATCGAGAGGTAGCTCGTCGTCTCCTCGACCGTCGTGAGGTGGCCCTCGTACTTCTCGCCGAAGAGCTGGACCACGCGGCGCTGCAGGGCGTCTTCGAAGTCGAGGTCGAACTGCACCGGCGTACGGTAGACCTCGGACCCGTCGTGCGTGAGGAGGAAGCCTACGCGCGGGTGCGAGAGCGCAAGAAACTGGAACGTCTCGACGAGGTGCTTGAACTCGGTGGCGGCGCTCTTGAGGAAGTTGCGCCGGGCCGGGACGTTGTAAAACAAGTGCCGCACGGCGATGCTCGTCCCGTCGGGCGCCGCGCACGGGCGGTTCTCCTCGACGGTACCGCCGTGTACGCGCACGAGCGTACCGGCCGCGTCCTGACGGCGCTTCGTCTTCAGCTCGATCTGAGCGATAGCACCGATGGAGGCGAGCGCCTCGCCACGAAAGCCGAGCGTGTGGAGGCGTTCGAGGTCGTCGATCGAGCGCAGCTTGCTGGTCGCGTGGCGCCCGAAGCAGCCGAGGGCGTCGCGCGGTCCCATGCCGCAGCCGTCGTCCACGACCTGGATGAGGTCGCTTCCCGCTCGTCCGATGTGCAGTTCGACCGACGTTGCCCCAGCATCGAGGGCGTTCTCGACGAGTTCTTTGGCGGCGCTTGCGGGCCGCTGCACCACCTCGCCCGCCGCAATCTTGTTGGCGAGCGTGTCCGGCATCGTGCGCACCAACCCGTCGTCTTCGGGGTCGCCTGCGATCACGCCATCGTCGTCTACGTGATCGCCTACATGGACGCCATCCACATCGGTGACCTCGGCGGATTCGTCAGCCGGGGGCTCGTGCGGGGTCGGGGCAAGGTCGTCGCGGGGATCGAATTGCGACACGCGGAGGGTGAGGTAGGAGAGAATGGGCGTGTGAACGTATGCCGGCGGTGTGTGAACGGCCACCCGTTCACACGTCCGTACCTGCACACCTGAGTCTTGCGGACTCTGCTCAGCCGAGTTGCATGTAGATGAACAGCGCCAGCAGCAGCAGCACGGCCACGGCGATGAATTTCGGCTGCTGGCCGCGCCGGACGTTGCTCTCCATCTTGACGCGGCGGCGGAGGCGCTCCTCACGCGCCTCTTTCTCGGGACTGTGGAAGCGCGGCTGGTAGTTGAACTGGCGCGGCTTCGAGCGCCGCCGTCCAAGACCGCCCAGGAGGTTGCCCATGGCTAGAGTGGGTTTGGTGGGTCTGGAGCAGGATAACACCGCCCCCGTGCCACCGTTCCGTCAGCGCGAAGGACGACCCCTGAAGGGCGGGCGACAAACCGCGCATGGCGATGAGCCTTGACCGCCGCCGTCACCCCTTCCACCTTTTCGACCTTCGACCTTCGACTCAGAACACCTGAGCGACGTGGTGCAGGTAGAGGTAGATCAGCGGTGCGGCGACGAGGAGCGCGTCGAAGCGGTCCATCAGGCCACCGTGGCCGGGGAGGTAGCCGGCGGAGTCCTTCACGCCGGCGGCCCGCTTGAAGAGGCTCTCCGCGAGGTCGCCGAGTTGGCTGAGCGCGCCCGCGATGAAACCGAGCACCCCCACGTCGAGCCACGACAGCGCTGGCACCGCCCACGTCTTGAGGATCGCGATGGCCGCCACGGCACCGAGGAAGCCGCCAAGCGAGCCCTCCCACGTCTTCTTCGGCGACACGCGCGGGAAGAGCGGGTGCGTCTTGGCGAAGCTCGACCACGTCTTGCCGGTGAAGTAGGCGAGCGAGTCGGCGGCCCACACCATGAGGAAGACGCTCGCGGCGAGCCAGAAGCCGAGCACGGGGTCGTCGGGCCCCTCGCGCAGCGCGACCAGGAAGCCGAAGAGGCCGGCCGGATAGAAGACCGAGAACGACGTCACGGCCACGTTTTCGAGCGGGCGCACCGTGCGCCGCTTGAGCTCGGCCACGAGCAGCACCAGCAGGCCCACGACGAGCACGTCAGTCGCGTAGGGCACGAGGGCCCACGCCGCGGCCAGCGCCCCGAGCGCGCCGCCGAGCCAGCGGTTGGGCTGCACTTCGCCGCGCGCCTCGGCCATCTGCATCACTTCGAGCTGCGCCAGCACGGCCGCGACGACGGTGACCGCGCCGAAGACCCAGCCGCCCAGCCACACCGCACCCAGCACCAGCGGCGCGGCGACCAGCGCCGTCAGGACACGAAGGGTGAGGTTGGACATGGGAACGTGCAGCAGTGTTGCCGTGGTGCGGTGAGGCT
Coding sequences within:
- the hpt gene encoding hypoxanthine phosphoribosyltransferase; the protein is MQPATTAPPDTVVCQGEPFRLYISEQQLRERLAELGRQIDIDYADADSPPIMVGLLNGAFIFMADLMRAVTVSCEMDFFKLSSYGESKVSSGQVRELKGVDADLKGRHVIVVDDIVDTGLSMRYILDRIGTMQPASVRVATLLHKKAATKVPVRLDYVGFEIDNLFVIGYGLDYGQLARNLRAIYILDK
- the tilS gene encoding tRNA lysidine(34) synthetase TilS, coding for MSAATPSVERRIAAFIDTHGVLTPGQRVVVGLSGGVDSVVLTRTLAVLGYDVIAVHVHHGQRAQSAMDDAQFAEALADERGLAFSTTRLNLDPSATNLEAQMRAARYDALHAEARRRGAEVVAVGHHRDDQLETVLLNLLRGSGLRGLAGMRPSRTMEPGSEVRLVRPLLGIPRADLVAHARKQGWAWREDPTNVDTAFRRNALRHRVVPVLRETFGESVDATVARAADLVAAYLDAAPQPDLSVFDATRALPLGVLGGLPAVLRDDLISQALARWLPTAPRSQATIEAVSALTEAQVGQFVPLGAAERFGPAVVWREREALRFFGHDPRGTWVPVELAYPGARVETVEPARGTFSATLLDAAPAAETLRDEAPGTVTLDADAVPFPLTVRPWQPGDRMQPLGMNGHQAVSDLLTNAKVSSALRAGWPVVESGGRIVWVAGLRIAEHARVTSRTTRAVRLRWTSRDA
- the mutL gene encoding DNA mismatch repair endonuclease MutL, with translation MSQFDPRDDLAPTPHEPPADESAEVTDVDGVHVGDHVDDDGVIAGDPEDDGLVRTMPDTLANKIAAGEVVQRPASAAKELVENALDAGATSVELHIGRAGSDLIQVVDDGCGMGPRDALGCFGRHATSKLRSIDDLERLHTLGFRGEALASIGAIAQIELKTKRRQDAAGTLVRVHGGTVEENRPCAAPDGTSIAVRHLFYNVPARRNFLKSAATEFKHLVETFQFLALSHPRVGFLLTHDGSEVYRTPVQFDLDFEDALQRRVVQLFGEKYEGHLTTVEETTSYLSMRGLVGPPHLARRTHGEQFFFVNGRYVKSRSLSHAVAAAYGEALASGTFPFFALFLDVDPRHLDVNVHPTKTEVKFDDERGVYSFVRAVTQKALGAALLSPQLGDTTARTVSVARTVSGEPGQPERGGDGEPNSDADSAGPTFTEARLPASPMRLRGVESGSGELPQPSRSGGGTSFSTPRSARVVGRPRLDGQEQAARLYGGAVPEGLDPDFELPAPEPIPSKARPDQLDLITDAALDADTPTGTPPVWQLHGRFLLTPIRTGLLVVDQHAAHQRVLYEQTLATLDGGMAVSQQLLFPQTLDIAAADFPLFEELLPDLRRLGFEITLAAGQTALLRGVPGGISETAVRSLLEDVLEQFKNLTDTLRLAPQDALAKSIARRSAIPSGMRLDEKAARALIDQLFACQQPYADPAGRPTMTKMTLDDLAARFG
- a CDS encoding phosphatidate cytidylyltransferase; amino-acid sequence: MSNLTLRVLTALVAAPLVLGAVWLGGWVFGAVTVVAAVLAQLEVMQMAEARGEVQPNRWLGGALGALAAAWALVPYATDVLVVGLLVLLVAELKRRTVRPLENVAVTSFSVFYPAGLFGFLVALREGPDDPVLGFWLAASVFLMVWAADSLAYFTGKTWSSFAKTHPLFPRVSPKKTWEGSLGGFLGAVAAIAILKTWAVPALSWLDVGVLGFIAGALSQLGDLAESLFKRAAGVKDSAGYLPGHGGLMDRFDALLVAAPLIYLYLHHVAQVF